One genomic window of Psychrobacillus sp. INOP01 includes the following:
- a CDS encoding polysaccharide pyruvyl transferase family protein, translated as MKIGIVGNYGNNNNGDEAILSGILQQLLHTFPVQIEDITVFSNNPQQTVNRYGVKSYPLYYKKGRNINTFIHTYKKNRKYIQSLDLLVIGGGGILMDFYKREAQLFGTYALMAKNMSVPYVVYGCGAGPIHTFMGKWSLRFMCGFADSISVRDPQSKQLLESIGVKRPITIIGDPAFTLQTTSKVYNSTPTRIGVSAVPFFNSNYWPQGSESKYKAYINSMAKNLDKLAEHHEVKFTFFATKFPQDVDATKHIMNSMKHKEQVEIIDRNLMPQEILEIANAQDIVIGTRLHSLILATATATPIIAVSYHNKVNDFMHLAGLEEFCFSMDSIEQDELMFNNAFSKMKNDWDETIENTKKLSFHFNEEAQNGVSQFTKAVR; from the coding sequence ATGAAAATAGGGATTGTGGGGAACTATGGAAATAATAATAATGGGGATGAAGCAATTCTTTCAGGCATTCTCCAACAATTATTACATACTTTCCCTGTACAAATAGAAGATATTACGGTTTTCAGTAACAATCCTCAACAAACTGTTAACCGATATGGCGTAAAAAGTTATCCTCTATATTATAAAAAAGGGAGGAATATTAATACTTTTATACATACGTACAAAAAAAATAGGAAATATATTCAATCGCTAGATTTGTTGGTCATTGGCGGTGGTGGAATCCTTATGGACTTTTATAAAAGAGAGGCGCAATTGTTCGGAACTTATGCATTGATGGCCAAAAATATGAGTGTACCATACGTTGTATATGGCTGTGGTGCAGGTCCTATCCACACCTTCATGGGAAAATGGAGCTTAAGATTTATGTGTGGGTTTGCCGATAGTATATCTGTCAGAGACCCACAATCGAAGCAGCTTTTAGAAAGTATTGGTGTCAAAAGACCGATCACCATTATAGGAGATCCAGCTTTTACATTACAAACAACTTCGAAAGTTTATAATTCAACTCCAACTAGAATAGGAGTTTCTGCAGTGCCATTTTTCAATTCGAATTATTGGCCACAGGGCAGTGAATCTAAATACAAGGCATATATCAATAGCATGGCAAAAAATTTAGATAAACTGGCGGAGCATCATGAAGTTAAATTTACTTTTTTTGCAACTAAATTTCCTCAAGATGTGGATGCGACAAAACATATCATGAACTCTATGAAACACAAAGAGCAAGTGGAGATTATCGATAGAAATTTAATGCCACAAGAAATACTTGAAATAGCGAATGCACAAGATATTGTTATTGGTACTAGATTACATTCACTTATACTTGCAACTGCAACAGCTACACCAATCATTGCAGTCTCGTACCATAACAAAGTAAATGATTTTATGCATTTAGCAGGCTTAGAGGAGTTCTGTTTTAGTATGGATAGTATTGAACAGGATGAGCTTATGTTCAACAATGCTTTTAGTAAGATGAAGAACGACTGGGATGAAACCATTGAAAATACAAAAAAACTTTCCTTTCATTTTAATGAAGAAGCACAAAATGGGGTTTCACAATTTACGAAGGCAGTGAGATAA
- a CDS encoding glycosyltransferase yields MKKIFVISNMYPTSNHLSYGIFVKNQVEALRKAGMNVEIGVNTDPSTGMKNALKKYVLWAMKVMKKGLFQKGSISITHAHYVFPSGVFSLLLKKIFKIPYVVTAHGGDIEKMAKKNATIRKWTTRILQESSHVIAVGPILAKQIEVDFHIPKEKITIMSMGVNREVFKEGDKKDARKILNLSPDEFIFSFVGNVIKQKGVEELLQAFEQVQLNTSKRVKLAIIGSRRDVSFMEKIEPLLNDDVLLIDPVKQRDLVTWFQASDVFVLPSHIEGFGLVALEAIACGTPVIATDVGGLSDLLANDAGHLVESQNVSALKEEMLKSLEAENYYNHVATKKVLYTHDEKNIIKNLILIYESAVQKGIKQ; encoded by the coding sequence ATGAAGAAAATTTTTGTCATTAGTAATATGTATCCTACCTCCAATCATCTATCTTATGGAATCTTCGTGAAAAACCAGGTTGAAGCTTTAAGAAAAGCTGGTATGAACGTTGAAATTGGGGTAAATACCGACCCATCAACGGGGATGAAAAACGCACTGAAGAAGTATGTTTTATGGGCTATGAAGGTAATGAAAAAAGGATTATTCCAAAAAGGGAGTATTTCTATTACGCATGCACATTATGTATTTCCATCAGGAGTCTTTTCATTATTGTTAAAAAAAATCTTTAAAATTCCCTATGTAGTAACTGCCCACGGCGGCGATATTGAAAAAATGGCAAAGAAAAACGCCACTATTCGAAAATGGACGACTCGGATTTTGCAAGAAAGCTCGCATGTCATTGCAGTTGGACCGATACTTGCAAAGCAAATAGAAGTAGATTTTCACATACCTAAAGAAAAAATTACTATTATGAGCATGGGTGTTAACCGAGAGGTTTTCAAAGAAGGCGATAAAAAGGATGCTAGAAAGATCTTAAATTTATCACCAGATGAATTCATATTCTCTTTTGTAGGAAACGTTATTAAACAAAAAGGCGTGGAAGAATTACTTCAAGCTTTTGAACAGGTTCAATTGAATACAAGTAAGCGAGTAAAGCTAGCGATAATTGGCTCTCGTCGTGATGTATCCTTTATGGAAAAAATTGAACCGCTTTTAAATGATGATGTGCTATTAATTGATCCTGTCAAACAACGAGACCTTGTAACATGGTTTCAAGCAAGTGATGTGTTTGTCCTACCTTCTCATATAGAAGGCTTTGGTTTAGTTGCTTTAGAGGCTATCGCATGTGGTACACCGGTTATCGCTACGGATGTTGGTGGACTGTCTGACCTTTTAGCAAACGACGCAGGTCATTTAGTGGAATCGCAAAATGTGAGTGCGTTGAAAGAGGAAATGTTAAAATCGCTGGAAGCTGAAAACTATTATAACCATGTGGCAACCAAGAAGGTATTATATACGCATGATGAAAAAAATATTATTAAAAATCTTATATTAATCTATGAGTCTGCCGTACAAAAAGGTATTAAACAGTGA
- the murJ gene encoding murein biosynthesis integral membrane protein MurJ translates to MNTFLKIVGAVAVINIIARLFGFLREMIIGYQYGTSYMADSIFTAYTLPNFLYLVIGGAFTTAFISIYNQNKTDQGLFVKQAFTTVVTTILVITLLMLVATEPILNLFFEEMTDEERRLATSLFYWMMPSTIFLVLSTWFSGLLNVNGKFHLSSFSILLYNAAFLIISVVCSYWIGPIAYGIGALVSAIMMVGFLIIGYRKLEKYPIGISFQQTWTTKQLWQLALPIMLGGATIQFYALIQRIFSATLSDGFVSAVNYATKLTQFPQAILMTAVTTVIYPMLSKKVGEKDDNAIKSIYTTGLRYLVMLLIPVTIFSFFYAENLIQVIFEYGKFDEASTTITTPILKVFLLTMFFLAANTYVTRFYYAKGNSVTPVVFSIINVFVINICVIYLFIDSIGAMAIAWGTSISSVINFIMLSIYASRKYQLSFFNKWNNGIGKIFIAILLVGVVTYLSSEFILLSSKWLTFLAGLSIFGVSYVCFFLLLKVNEANIIWMKLNSSIKRLINRKNK, encoded by the coding sequence GTGAATACATTTTTAAAAATTGTTGGAGCAGTAGCTGTTATTAATATAATTGCTAGGTTGTTTGGTTTTTTAAGAGAAATGATTATTGGATATCAGTACGGTACAAGTTATATGGCAGATAGTATTTTCACAGCATATACACTTCCAAATTTCCTCTATTTAGTTATTGGTGGTGCCTTTACAACTGCGTTTATATCCATTTACAATCAAAACAAAACGGATCAAGGATTATTTGTAAAGCAGGCATTTACTACTGTAGTTACGACAATACTGGTTATCACTTTACTAATGTTAGTGGCAACGGAACCAATCTTGAATTTATTCTTCGAAGAAATGACTGATGAGGAACGAAGGCTCGCTACGAGTTTGTTTTATTGGATGATGCCTTCGACGATTTTCTTAGTCTTATCTACTTGGTTTAGTGGACTGTTAAATGTAAACGGCAAGTTTCATTTATCTAGTTTCTCCATTCTTTTATACAATGCAGCATTTTTGATCATTTCAGTTGTCTGTTCTTATTGGATTGGACCCATCGCGTATGGAATTGGTGCTTTAGTTAGTGCAATTATGATGGTTGGATTCCTTATAATCGGGTATAGAAAGCTGGAGAAGTATCCAATTGGTATATCGTTTCAACAAACCTGGACAACAAAACAACTTTGGCAGCTTGCACTTCCAATTATGCTTGGTGGAGCAACTATTCAATTTTATGCACTCATTCAACGTATATTTTCAGCAACACTTTCAGACGGGTTTGTTTCGGCAGTAAATTATGCGACGAAGCTTACTCAATTTCCGCAAGCAATATTAATGACAGCAGTTACGACAGTTATTTATCCAATGCTGAGTAAAAAAGTTGGGGAAAAAGATGATAATGCCATAAAAAGCATATATACAACAGGGCTTAGATATTTAGTTATGCTTTTAATCCCTGTTACGATCTTTTCATTTTTCTATGCTGAAAACCTAATTCAGGTCATATTCGAATACGGAAAGTTCGATGAAGCCTCTACTACGATTACTACGCCGATTTTAAAAGTATTTTTATTAACGATGTTTTTCTTAGCGGCAAATACGTATGTGACGAGATTCTATTATGCAAAAGGGAACTCAGTTACACCAGTAGTATTTAGTATTATTAATGTCTTTGTCATTAACATTTGTGTGATTTATTTATTCATCGATTCCATTGGTGCAATGGCAATTGCATGGGGTACATCAATTTCCTCCGTTATTAATTTCATAATGTTATCTATATATGCTAGTAGAAAATATCAATTATCATTTTTTAATAAATGGAATAATGGTATAGGAAAGATATTCATAGCAATCTTATTAGTGGGAGTAGTTACATATTTATCAAGTGAATTTATTCTATTATCTTCTAAGTGGTTAACATTTTTGGCAGGATTGAGTATATTTGGAGTCAGTTATGTGTGTTTCTTCCTATTGCTTAAAGTGAATGAAGCAAATATAATTTGGATGAAACTAAATAGCAGTATAAAACGTTTAATAAATAGAAAAAATAAATGA
- a CDS encoding glycosyltransferase family 4 protein, giving the protein MLAFTLVLAFVASVLFTPLVKKLAFRVGAVDKPNYRKVHAKIMPRLGGLAIFLSFVVAFVVYRPDGQHDKAMLLGALIIIITGALDDMFEITAKAKLLGQLLAAASVAIYGGLQIEFITIPFIDYQLQFGYFAIPLTILWIIAITNAINLIDGLDGLAAGVSTIALLTLSGMAIIMGTPFVAAMAAILAASTLGFLVFNFYPAKIFMGDTGALFLGYMISVLALLGFKGITMFALIIPIIMLGVPISDTFFAIVRRYRSKQPLMAPDKSHLHHCLLNAGFTHRQTVLIIYSIAAMFGIAALIFSQATMWGAILLLVIMLVAIELFVEAIGLAGKNYRPLINLVKTIGKS; this is encoded by the coding sequence ATGCTTGCCTTTACACTTGTGTTGGCATTTGTCGCATCCGTACTATTTACACCACTTGTAAAAAAATTAGCGTTTCGAGTTGGCGCAGTAGATAAACCAAACTATAGAAAAGTCCATGCTAAAATTATGCCAAGACTTGGTGGACTAGCTATCTTTTTGTCCTTTGTCGTCGCTTTTGTCGTATATAGACCAGATGGCCAACATGACAAAGCAATGTTACTTGGAGCGTTAATCATTATCATTACAGGTGCTTTAGATGATATGTTTGAGATTACTGCAAAAGCAAAATTACTTGGGCAGCTTCTAGCAGCCGCAAGTGTTGCCATATATGGTGGCCTTCAAATTGAGTTTATAACCATACCATTTATAGACTATCAATTACAATTTGGTTATTTCGCAATCCCTCTTACTATTTTGTGGATTATTGCAATCACAAATGCAATAAATTTAATCGATGGTTTAGATGGTTTAGCAGCAGGTGTTTCTACGATAGCACTTTTAACACTATCAGGAATGGCTATTATAATGGGAACTCCATTCGTTGCAGCAATGGCGGCTATACTAGCTGCTAGCACATTAGGTTTCTTAGTATTTAACTTTTACCCAGCGAAGATATTCATGGGAGACACGGGTGCATTATTCCTTGGATACATGATATCAGTGCTCGCATTACTTGGATTTAAAGGGATAACAATGTTTGCCTTGATCATTCCTATTATCATGCTTGGTGTGCCTATTTCGGATACATTCTTCGCGATTGTTCGAAGATATCGTTCAAAACAGCCATTAATGGCTCCAGATAAATCTCATTTACATCATTGTTTATTGAATGCAGGATTTACGCATCGTCAAACAGTGCTAATTATTTATTCGATAGCAGCTATGTTTGGAATCGCAGCATTGATATTCTCACAAGCAACGATGTGGGGAGCAATCCTACTACTAGTTATCATGCTTGTAGCAATAGAGTTGTTTGTAGAAGCAATTGGTTTAGCAGGGAAGAATTATAGACCACTCATTAATTTAGTGAAAACAATAGGTAAATCATGA
- a CDS encoding LCP family protein, with protein sequence MNRRSYKKEKKKSSKKRKILTVSLIIVASLLISLTTYAAYLTKKAETAADNAFEVVDRVKPPLRDEKVEPINDNISVLFVGIDDSEQRGQGDTNSRSDALMLATLNNKSKSVKLVSIPRDSYVYIDEVGYKDKITHAHAYGGTRASIETVEDLLEVPVDYYVKMNFDAFIDVIDALGGIEAEVPYKLLEKDENDQRTVQLEPGLQELNGREALALARTRKLDNDIERGKRQQMILSSIIKKASSASSFTKYGDVIEAVGDNMKTDLTFDEMKSFFEYIKGGIPQIDTLTLDGYDDMSTGTYYWKLEEESLDETRDILKSHLGLQPETSNISDNISDTDSNYAADDRQ encoded by the coding sequence ATGAATAGAAGATCATATAAAAAGGAGAAAAAGAAAAGTAGTAAAAAGCGTAAAATATTAACTGTTTCATTGATAATAGTTGCGTCGTTACTTATTTCTTTAACTACCTATGCAGCTTACTTAACCAAAAAGGCCGAGACCGCTGCGGACAATGCTTTCGAAGTTGTTGATCGTGTAAAACCTCCATTGCGTGACGAGAAGGTCGAACCTATAAATGATAATATTTCTGTTCTCTTTGTAGGAATTGACGATAGTGAACAGCGTGGTCAAGGTGACACAAATAGCCGTTCTGATGCATTGATGCTTGCGACCTTAAATAATAAATCCAAATCTGTAAAATTAGTAAGTATCCCACGTGACTCATATGTTTATATTGATGAAGTTGGGTATAAAGATAAAATCACACATGCTCATGCCTATGGTGGAACTAGAGCTTCAATAGAAACAGTCGAAGATTTACTAGAGGTGCCAGTAGATTATTATGTGAAGATGAATTTTGATGCATTTATAGATGTAATAGATGCTTTAGGTGGAATCGAAGCTGAGGTTCCATATAAGTTATTAGAAAAAGATGAGAACGATCAACGAACTGTACAATTAGAGCCTGGGTTACAGGAACTTAACGGTCGAGAAGCATTAGCTTTAGCAAGAACTCGAAAACTTGATAATGATATCGAACGAGGTAAACGTCAACAAATGATACTTTCTTCGATCATCAAGAAAGCTAGTTCAGCTTCTTCTTTTACTAAATATGGTGATGTGATTGAAGCTGTAGGAGATAATATGAAGACAGATTTAACATTCGATGAAATGAAATCCTTCTTTGAGTACATAAAAGGAGGTATTCCACAAATCGATACCCTAACACTGGACGGTTATGATGATATGTCTACAGGGACATATTATTGGAAGCTAGAAGAAGAAAGCCTAGATGAAACTAGAGATATTCTGAAAAGTCACCTTGGATTACAACCGGAAACAAGCAATATTTCAGATAACATCTCGGATACAGATAGTAATTACGCAGCAGATGATCGTCAATAA